The window CTACTATTGGCAAAGCTGTATCAGCTGGTTGTGTACGAATGTATAACCATCATATTGAAGCTATTTATCCATATGTACCCATTGGAACACCAATAATTATTAAGGAATTTTATCAGGACCAAAATGTTAGTTACTTTGATAATATTTATTATCATTCGACGAATAAATATTATACTGTAAAACCTGGTGATAGTCTGTGGAAAATAGCCCAAAGATATGGTATCACCGTTCAAGAACTTAAAAAAGCCAATAACTTAAATTCAGACTTAATATTTCCTGGGCAAACCCTTGTAATACCTTAACAAAAGACAGCCTTTCGGCTGTCTTTGTTTATCGCCCTACAAACATTTGGGTAAACATAATTCCATAAGGTCCCCCTTCAACAATACCTATACCTATATGGGTGAAGTTGGGATTCAATATATTTGCCCTATGACCTGGTGAGTTCATTAAATTGGTATGGGCTCTAATTACACTGGGAGAACCGGCTAGATTTTCACCAGCTGTCCTAAAGGTTATACCAAAACTTCTCATCATATCAAAGGGACTACCATATACCGGCGAATGATGGGCAAAATATCTATTCACAATCATGTCTTGGCTTTTTAGCCTGGCTACCATAACAATGTTTTGATCCATTATTAAGGGCCTTAAACCATGTCTTATTCTTTCTTGATTAACCAATTCTAACATTTCAAGTTCCATCTGCTGTTGCCTAGTTAGTTGTTGTGTTGACGACTGTTGCTGTTGCTGAGGTTGTTGCGTCTGTGATGGTTGCTGTTGTTGCGATATTTCATTTATTGATGGAATAAGTAATTTTTGATTAATGTAGATTATATGGTTGGATAAGCCGTTAGCTTCCATAATAGCACTTACAGTGGTGTTAAAGCGTTGAGCTAAGAAAAATAAAGTATCTCCCCTTTGAACTGTATAAACTACTGAATTATTAGAGTTGATCTTTAATAAATTCCTTATAGCGTTTTTTGTCTGTCTACCTACTATACCATCCACAAGTAAGTTATTTTGTTGTTGAAACCTAAGTACTGTATTTCTTGTTAAATTTCCAAATATTCCATCTATCGGCCCTGGATTAAATCCTAATTGGGCTAAATCCCGTTGAAGTAGTTGAACTCCTTCACCCACACTACCAAACCTTAAAAGTTCATTAGTATCCAAATAAGCTAATGATATGGTGGGTATAGAAAACAAAAAAAGACAAATTACTAAAATACTTACTAACTTTTTAATAGAAATCCCTCCTTAAATTGTAGTTAACATAATTCTACATAAAAGTAAGGAGGGATGTAAATGGTAATATTTACTGATAATTTGTTGCCCTTCTAATACCCCACAGGGACTAAAATTACTTGACCTACATCTATTCTATCAGGATTAGGGATGTGATTTATCGCTAGAATTGCTTCAATGGTTGTGTTGTATCTCCTTGCTATCTTCCATAAACTATCACCACTTACTACTGTATAACGTATAACTTTACCTTTAGATGGAATATAGTGATGATGATAATGATGATACGTTATTGG is drawn from Anaerobranca gottschalkii DSM 13577 and contains these coding sequences:
- a CDS encoding peptidoglycan-binding protein, producing MGEGVQLLQRDLAQLGFNPGPIDGIFGNLTRNTVLRFQQQNNLLVDGIVGRQTKNAIRNLLKINSNNSVVYTVQRGDTLFFLAQRFNTTVSAIMEANGLSNHIIYINQKLLIPSINEISQQQQPSQTQQPQQQQQSSTQQLTRQQQMELEMLELVNQERIRHGLRPLIMDQNIVMVARLKSQDMIVNRYFAHHSPVYGSPFDMMRSFGITFRTAGENLAGSPSVIRAHTNLMNSPGHRANILNPNFTHIGIGIVEGGPYGIMFTQMFVGR
- a CDS encoding L,D-transpeptidase family protein, with the translated sequence MSKIIISLNDRKLYFYINNVLQGIYPISIGKPETPTPLGEFTVIEKTVNPGGGLGTRWLGFTREKHGIHGTNNPSTIGKAVSAGCVRMYNHHIEAIYPYVPIGTPIIIKEFYQDQNVSYFDNIYYHSTNKYYTVKPGDSLWKIAQRYGITVQELKKANNLNSDLIFPGQTLVIP